From a single Bacillus sp. NEB1478 genomic region:
- a CDS encoding type 1 glutamine amidotransferase domain-containing protein: MARIATVLANMFEDVEYTEPAKAFREAGHEVTVIGTEKGATLEGKQKEAQVTTNAAISEVSPEDFDALFIPGGFSPDILRGDDKFVDFTKHFADEGKPVFAICHGPQLLISAEVLKGRNITGYKSIHVDLKNAGATVKDEEVVVCGGNLVTSRQPDDIPAFIRESLKVLEQ; this comes from the coding sequence ATGGCAAGAATCGCAACAGTATTAGCTAACATGTTTGAGGATGTGGAATATACGGAACCAGCAAAAGCGTTTAGAGAAGCTGGTCATGAGGTAACTGTCATTGGAACGGAAAAAGGAGCAACACTAGAAGGAAAGCAGAAGGAAGCACAAGTCACCACGAACGCAGCTATCTCTGAAGTTTCACCGGAAGACTTTGACGCACTATTCATTCCTGGTGGTTTCTCACCAGATATTTTAAGAGGAGACGACAAGTTCGTTGATTTCACAAAACACTTTGCAGACGAAGGTAAACCGGTATTTGCGATCTGCCACGGACCACAACTCCTGATTTCGGCAGAAGTTCTGAAGGGAAGAAATATAACGGGATATAAATCTATACATGTGGATTTAAAGAATGCAGGAGCAACTGTAAAAGATGAGGAAGTCGTCGTTTGCGGAGGCAACCTGGTAACAAGCCGGCAGCCGGATGATATCCCCGCGTTTATTCGAGAGTCGTTAAAAGTTCTTGAACAATAA
- a CDS encoding GerAB/ArcD/ProY family transporter produces MFFTAGAFLLLFILYVKNVNRLSSKYLCGLLLRGFALISNLFLAVGIEGAYMIKRQSYPTFEVMRDISLINIFERVEVVIGVVWIFGILVKIVICFLAVLKGLQHISKHASYRPFLLPCGILVWAMSNHLHSNTMEFTDFVGQNWTLWWFSLYVILCTLLGIGILRRKDKNIIPEQSDQKSI; encoded by the coding sequence CTGTTCTTCACAGCAGGTGCCTTTTTGCTTTTGTTTATTTTATATGTCAAGAACGTAAATAGATTATCAAGCAAATACCTTTGTGGATTGCTCTTGCGAGGCTTCGCGCTAATTTCAAACTTGTTTTTAGCTGTTGGAATTGAAGGAGCATATATGATAAAAAGGCAGAGCTATCCCACATTTGAAGTAATGAGGGATATTTCGCTCATTAATATATTTGAACGGGTTGAAGTAGTTATTGGTGTCGTTTGGATATTTGGAATCTTGGTAAAAATAGTGATTTGTTTCTTGGCCGTTTTAAAAGGTCTTCAACATATATCGAAACATGCTTCTTACCGGCCCTTTCTGCTTCCATGCGGAATATTGGTATGGGCAATGAGTAATCATCTTCATTCAAATACGATGGAGTTCACTGATTTTGTAGGACAGAATTGGACGCTTTGGTGGTTTTCGCTCTATGTCATTCTGTGTACACTCTTAGGGATTGGCATTTTAAGAAGAAAAGATAAAAATATTATTCCAGAACAAAGTGATCAGAAGTCCATTTAA
- a CDS encoding prenyltransferase/squalene oxidase repeat-containing protein, whose translation MDWRALEKEIYRRCNELISLQNQDGTWSFCFENSVITDAFMLMMTQTLEMNNERLILQLTDRIFSQQSDDGLWRIYPDEKDGNLSSTIQAYVALLFSKKISVSDPRLISAKDFIIQKGGFKNCNLITRAFLAMNGLYDWPSLPINPAVLFSLPITAPINMYDISSYARAHFAPVFLMAYEKKSLTSINTPDLSHLLGSLCEDSQWEEWHNLYNLFSITEKFTRANEQNVLTYIHNHIESDGTLLSYGLTTILMIYGLIATGYDKSSSIIQNALNGLSKMFCNAEGTSHLQNSPSTVWDTSLILYTLQEAGVPINHKAITTGAYFLLTQQQYKLGDWSVHNPNAVPGGWGFSLGDTINPDIDDTQAALRSIKNFYNTHDSYQISYYKGVSWLLSMQNNDGGWAAFEKNTNRHLLGGLPIKNARDALIDPSTPDITGRTLEYLGNFHGFTLQEPSIKRAIHWLWDNQEKDGSWYGRWGICYIYGTWAAVTGLIGCGVNPNDRRIQRSLQWLLEHQNTDGGWGESCRSDVERKFVKMPGSTLSQSAWALNTLTSICKQPSEQMKKAVNYLISEQINTGYPTGAGLSDAFYIRYHSYDYIWPLLSLVHFYKKYYRN comes from the coding sequence ATGGACTGGCGCGCGCTCGAAAAAGAGATCTATAGACGCTGCAATGAATTGATATCCCTTCAAAATCAGGATGGAACATGGAGCTTTTGTTTTGAAAACTCTGTTATTACAGATGCTTTTATGTTAATGATGACTCAGACATTAGAAATGAATAACGAAAGATTAATACTACAACTAACTGACCGAATATTTTCTCAGCAGTCGGATGATGGTTTGTGGAGAATCTATCCTGATGAAAAAGATGGGAACCTTTCTTCTACAATACAAGCCTATGTAGCTCTGCTTTTTTCTAAAAAAATAAGTGTAAGTGATCCAAGGCTAATCAGTGCGAAGGATTTTATCATCCAAAAAGGAGGATTTAAGAATTGTAATTTAATAACGAGAGCATTTTTAGCGATGAATGGATTGTATGATTGGCCATCATTACCAATCAACCCTGCCGTTCTCTTTTCCCTGCCCATAACTGCCCCAATCAATATGTACGATATTAGTTCATATGCGAGAGCTCATTTTGCTCCCGTATTTCTGATGGCTTATGAAAAGAAATCGCTCACATCTATAAATACACCTGATCTTAGTCATCTTTTGGGTAGTCTATGCGAGGATTCACAATGGGAAGAATGGCATAATTTATATAATCTTTTTAGCATTACTGAGAAGTTCACACGAGCCAATGAACAAAATGTCCTCACTTATATTCATAATCATATTGAATCTGACGGAACGTTATTAAGCTACGGGCTGACAACGATCCTAATGATTTACGGTCTTATTGCTACTGGGTATGATAAAAGTTCTTCGATTATACAAAACGCTTTAAATGGACTTTCAAAAATGTTTTGTAACGCTGAAGGAACCAGTCATTTACAAAACTCCCCTTCAACGGTTTGGGATACTTCGCTTATTCTTTACACCTTACAAGAAGCTGGAGTTCCTATTAACCATAAAGCAATCACAACAGGCGCATATTTTTTATTAACTCAACAGCAATATAAACTCGGAGATTGGTCTGTTCATAATCCCAATGCAGTGCCAGGAGGCTGGGGTTTTTCACTTGGTGATACGATAAATCCTGATATTGATGATACTCAAGCTGCATTACGTTCGATTAAAAATTTCTATAATACACATGATTCATATCAAATTAGTTACTATAAAGGTGTATCGTGGCTTTTATCCATGCAAAACAATGACGGGGGCTGGGCAGCGTTTGAAAAAAATACAAACCGTCATCTTCTTGGAGGTCTTCCAATAAAAAATGCGAGAGATGCATTGATCGATCCATCAACACCTGATATAACTGGAAGAACTCTGGAGTATCTTGGCAATTTCCATGGATTCACCCTGCAAGAACCATCTATAAAAAGGGCAATCCATTGGCTTTGGGACAATCAAGAGAAAGACGGTTCCTGGTATGGCCGATGGGGCATATGCTACATTTATGGCACTTGGGCAGCTGTAACAGGATTAATCGGATGTGGAGTAAATCCTAATGACAGAAGAATTCAACGCTCTTTACAATGGCTGCTTGAACATCAGAATACTGATGGCGGATGGGGTGAATCATGCCGTAGTGACGTTGAAAGAAAATTTGTAAAAATGCCTGGCAGCACCCTCTCTCAATCTGCTTGGGCTTTGAACACTCTTACTTCCATATGTAAGCAGCCATCTGAACAAATGAAAAAGGCTGTTAATTACCTAATATCAGAACAAATTAATACCGGCTATCCCACAGGAGCCGGCTTATCCGATGCGTTTTATATACGATATCACAGTTATGATTATATTTGGCCGCTTCTTTCACTTGTTCATTTTTATAAAAAATACTATAGAAATTAA
- the msrA gene encoding peptide-methionine (S)-S-oxide reductase MsrA encodes MSKRELATFAGGCFWCMVKPFDELPGIHGIVSGYTGGQVANPSYELIKTGETGHYEAVQITFDPEVFPFQKLLDLYWPQIDPTDDGGQFIDRGTQYRTAIFYHTDEQKELAEKSRKKVEESGRFTKSIVTKILPAIDFYDAEEYHQDFYKKNPKAYKEERVTSGRDTFIEKNWKQNN; translated from the coding sequence GTGAGTAAAAGAGAACTTGCAACATTTGCTGGAGGCTGTTTTTGGTGTATGGTTAAGCCTTTTGATGAACTGCCAGGTATTCACGGCATTGTATCTGGCTATACAGGGGGACAAGTGGCAAACCCCTCATACGAATTAATTAAAACGGGTGAAACTGGACATTATGAAGCGGTACAAATCACATTTGATCCAGAGGTTTTTCCGTTTCAAAAGCTGCTGGATTTATATTGGCCGCAGATTGACCCGACCGATGACGGTGGTCAGTTTATTGATCGCGGCACCCAATACCGAACAGCTATTTTTTATCATACTGACGAACAGAAAGAATTAGCGGAGAAATCAAGAAAGAAGGTAGAAGAGAGCGGACGTTTTACTAAATCGATCGTAACGAAAATTTTACCGGCTATTGATTTTTACGATGCTGAAGAATATCACCAGGATTTTTATAAAAAGAATCCGAAAGCTTATAAAGAAGAAAGAGTGACTTCTGGAAGAGATACTTTCATAGAAAAGAACTGGAAGCAAAACAACTAG
- a CDS encoding DUF1697 domain-containing protein has translation MTSYLALLRGINVGGYKKIKMEELRQLFMKIGLSHVKTYIQSGNVMFQSEKTPSDLIEKLENEIEKEYGFTVIVVLLTAQELELILCDCPYAVDSLKEGESLHFAFLSEVPPLDKINHLENFNRGVDEYQMKGKTIYLYLRQSIRDSKLAVQLSKLGVHVTVRNWNTTNKLADLVRTIGN, from the coding sequence TTGACTTCTTATCTTGCACTTTTAAGAGGAATTAATGTAGGTGGTTATAAAAAGATAAAGATGGAAGAACTTAGGCAATTGTTCATGAAAATAGGGTTATCTCATGTTAAAACATACATACAGAGCGGGAATGTCATGTTTCAATCAGAAAAGACTCCGTCAGATCTTATTGAGAAACTAGAGAACGAGATTGAAAAGGAATATGGGTTTACTGTCATTGTTGTTTTGCTTACTGCACAAGAATTAGAATTGATATTGTGTGATTGTCCTTATGCTGTTGATTCATTAAAAGAAGGAGAAAGTTTGCATTTTGCTTTCTTATCAGAAGTTCCTCCATTAGATAAAATTAATCATTTGGAGAATTTTAATAGGGGTGTTGATGAATATCAGATGAAAGGTAAAACGATCTACCTTTATTTAAGGCAAAGTATCAGGGATTCAAAGTTAGCTGTTCAGCTTTCAAAATTAGGTGTTCACGTGACCGTTCGTAATTGGAATACAACAAATAAATTAGCGGATTTAGTAAGAACGATAGGCAATTAA
- a CDS encoding ribbon-helix-helix domain-containing protein: protein MYNSEIRTKNPDRKNVNTTLSHSLYQEIKQLAKRLNLPANELIEEGMIHVLNTYKKNKR from the coding sequence ATGTATAATAGTGAGATCCGCACGAAAAATCCTGATCGAAAAAACGTCAATACAACATTAAGCCACTCTCTGTATCAAGAAATCAAACAGCTTGCTAAAAGGCTTAACCTTCCAGCAAACGAACTAATAGAAGAAGGCATGATCCATGTTTTGAACACATACAAAAAAAATAAGCGATAA
- a CDS encoding LysE/ArgO family amino acid transporter has translation MQSFLHGVILAIGLILPLGVQNVFVFNQGAQQPNVFRSMPAVLTASVCDTLLIVLAVSGVSAFITALDGMKLAIMLIGILFLLYMGWEIWSSKTKTMGDQMTMSLKQQIGFAATVSLLNPHAILDTVAVIGTSSAAYTGTEKTLFMFACICVSWFWFIGLAITGRLVGTLDSSGRIQMYINKGSAIMIWGIALYLMISLNYL, from the coding sequence ATTCAATCATTTTTGCATGGTGTTATACTTGCGATCGGATTAATTTTACCTTTAGGTGTTCAAAATGTTTTTGTATTTAATCAAGGTGCACAGCAGCCAAATGTGTTTCGCAGTATGCCTGCTGTTTTAACTGCCAGTGTATGTGACACTCTCTTAATTGTTTTAGCTGTTTCAGGTGTATCAGCGTTTATCACAGCACTGGATGGGATGAAGTTAGCCATCATGTTGATAGGAATTCTATTTTTATTGTATATGGGTTGGGAAATTTGGTCTAGCAAAACGAAAACGATGGGTGATCAAATGACTATGTCTCTGAAACAGCAAATCGGTTTTGCAGCCACTGTATCCTTATTAAATCCTCATGCTATTTTAGACACAGTAGCTGTCATTGGAACAAGTTCAGCAGCTTATACGGGTACAGAGAAAACGCTATTTATGTTCGCTTGTATTTGTGTTTCATGGTTTTGGTTTATAGGCTTGGCAATCACCGGCAGACTAGTAGGAACTTTGGATTCCAGCGGGCGTATTCAAATGTACATAAATAAAGGATCAGCCATTATGATATGGGGAATTGCATTGTACTTAATGATCAGCCTTAATTATTTATAA
- a CDS encoding GNAT family N-acetyltransferase codes for MLFQNGDLTVRKLEKKDQYLLVKWLSDESVLEYYEGRDNPFDLDKVNKVFYESEEDDEIKCMVEYKEKAIAYIQFYQLDNKTKNDYGYIDESIFGTDQFIGEVEYWNKGIGTLLVTSMVDYLIEHKNADRVVMDPQTRNARALKCYEKCGFRKVKILPLHELHEGEYQDCWLIEYKS; via the coding sequence ATGTTATTCCAAAATGGAGACTTAACTGTTCGTAAATTAGAAAAAAAGGATCAATATCTATTAGTAAAATGGCTTTCAGACGAATCTGTTCTCGAATATTACGAAGGAAGAGACAACCCTTTTGATTTAGATAAAGTAAATAAAGTGTTTTATGAATCAGAAGAAGACGACGAAATAAAATGTATGGTTGAGTATAAAGAGAAAGCCATTGCTTATATACAATTTTATCAGCTAGATAATAAAACGAAAAATGATTATGGGTATATTGATGAAAGCATATTTGGGACAGATCAATTCATAGGAGAGGTAGAATATTGGAATAAAGGAATTGGAACTTTGCTTGTCACTTCTATGGTTGACTACTTAATTGAGCATAAAAATGCGGATCGAGTTGTGATGGACCCTCAAACAAGAAATGCGAGGGCTTTAAAATGTTATGAAAAATGTGGCTTTAGAAAAGTAAAAATCCTTCCCTTACATGAACTTCACGAAGGAGAGTACCAAGATTGCTGGTTGATAGAGTATAAAAGTTAA
- a CDS encoding DinB family protein has protein sequence MKSIDLIILNFNEIRRRSIKVWTSIPEEKLHWKPDDEAMNCLEMIRHVLESEHYYDLAIRNRGSLSYFESPFENLSYTSVKAELEFAEPYRKQFIETIKSFSEEDLKNIKIDRSDSGYIRELGDMLLRVAYHESVHTGQLLDYLRTAGVSRISIWD, from the coding sequence ATGAAATCCATCGACTTAATTATTCTAAACTTTAATGAAATAAGAAGGAGAAGCATAAAAGTCTGGACATCCATTCCTGAGGAAAAACTTCATTGGAAGCCAGATGATGAAGCAATGAATTGCCTAGAGATGATCAGGCATGTTCTAGAAAGCGAACATTATTATGACCTGGCCATTAGAAATAGAGGCAGCTTATCGTATTTCGAATCACCTTTCGAAAATCTTTCATACACTTCTGTAAAGGCTGAGTTGGAATTTGCAGAACCTTATCGAAAACAATTTATTGAAACAATTAAATCATTTTCTGAAGAGGATTTAAAAAATATCAAGATTGACCGATCTGATTCGGGCTACATAAGAGAATTAGGGGATATGCTGCTCCGAGTTGCATACCATGAATCCGTTCATACTGGTCAGTTATTGGATTATTTAAGGACAGCAGGGGTTTCAAGGATTAGCATCTGGGATTAA
- a CDS encoding ABC transporter ATP-binding protein: MHFPVKKFLSYYRPYLPLFLSVLATAIIVSSVTLVLPLLVRYITKDVLEGDLSIALDKVYKIGALMLVLVAIQNLGTYFVDYKGHEVGARMESDIRSELFQHLQKLPFRFYDKEKTGQLMSRVTNDLFLLAELYHHGPEDYVKYFVRFVGASIILFFINIPLTLAVFIFMPIIGFLSLYFNKKENEALLRNKERIADVNAQLEDTLSGIRVVKSFANEHIEIEKFNRENHRFLASRKNTYKVEATFFNCIQILIQLITITVVVFGSASIVNQTLDLADLITFLLYIGYMVEPIQRLTHMSTQFQEGITGFQRFMEIMNLKPGIENKPDAIALPVVQGDIEFNNVSFRYEEQLVPVFTDLSLRIRSGEFVALVGPSGAGKTTLCSLIPRFYEVTSGEVKLDGINVRNLDLNSLRNHIGIVQQDVYLFAGTVMENIRYGKHAATDEAVIAAAKYANAHDFIMSLPNGYHSEIGQRGVKLSGGQKQRLSIARVFLKNPPVLILDEATSALDNESESIIKESLELLANGRTMIVIAHRLSTIRNAERILVLTKDGIMEDGTHDVLLARNGVYAHFYAKQFEVQV; encoded by the coding sequence ATGCATTTTCCAGTAAAAAAATTTCTTTCATATTACAGGCCATACTTGCCGTTGTTTTTGTCAGTCTTAGCGACAGCTATTATCGTATCAAGTGTGACATTGGTGCTGCCGCTGCTCGTTCGGTATATTACAAAAGATGTATTAGAAGGAGACTTGTCCATTGCACTCGATAAAGTGTATAAAATTGGTGCACTAATGCTCGTATTAGTGGCGATTCAAAATCTCGGAACCTACTTTGTCGACTATAAAGGCCATGAAGTTGGTGCACGGATGGAAAGTGATATACGCAGCGAACTATTTCAGCACTTACAGAAGCTCCCTTTTCGTTTTTATGATAAAGAGAAGACCGGACAGCTCATGTCTCGGGTAACAAACGACTTATTCTTGCTTGCTGAACTGTATCATCACGGGCCAGAAGATTACGTTAAATATTTCGTGCGTTTTGTGGGAGCTTCCATAATCCTATTTTTTATCAACATTCCGTTAACGCTCGCTGTGTTCATTTTTATGCCGATCATCGGTTTTCTATCTCTTTATTTCAATAAAAAGGAAAACGAAGCTTTGCTGAGGAACAAAGAGCGTATTGCAGATGTTAATGCTCAGCTGGAAGATACATTATCAGGTATCCGTGTTGTAAAATCTTTTGCTAACGAACATATCGAGATTGAAAAGTTTAACCGGGAAAATCATAGATTCTTGGCTAGCAGAAAGAACACGTATAAGGTAGAAGCAACCTTTTTTAACTGTATACAGATCCTCATCCAGCTGATAACGATAACTGTGGTAGTGTTCGGAAGTGCGAGTATCGTCAATCAAACGTTAGATCTGGCAGATTTAATTACATTTCTGCTATATATCGGCTACATGGTTGAGCCAATTCAAAGATTGACTCATATGAGCACACAGTTTCAAGAAGGCATAACAGGCTTTCAGCGCTTTATGGAAATTATGAATTTGAAACCAGGTATTGAAAATAAACCAGATGCCATCGCCTTGCCTGTGGTTCAAGGTGACATTGAGTTTAACAATGTATCGTTTCGTTATGAGGAGCAATTGGTCCCTGTATTTACTGATTTGTCTCTCCGAATAAGATCGGGAGAGTTTGTTGCCTTAGTAGGTCCATCAGGGGCAGGTAAAACAACATTATGCTCACTCATTCCTCGCTTTTACGAGGTGACAAGCGGGGAAGTTAAGCTTGACGGCATCAATGTACGTAATCTTGACTTAAATTCACTTAGAAATCACATCGGAATCGTCCAGCAAGATGTTTATCTGTTTGCGGGAACAGTGATGGAAAATATCCGCTATGGGAAACATGCAGCAACTGATGAAGCAGTTATCGCAGCAGCTAAATATGCCAATGCTCATGACTTTATCATGAGTTTGCCAAACGGTTACCACTCTGAGATCGGACAACGCGGAGTAAAGTTATCTGGAGGACAAAAGCAGCGGCTAAGTATAGCTCGTGTGTTTTTGAAAAATCCGCCTGTACTCATTCTGGATGAGGCAACTAGTGCCCTGGATAACGAGTCTGAGAGCATCATTAAGGAATCACTTGAATTGTTAGCAAATGGACGAACAATGATCGTAATTGCTCACCGACTTTCTACGATCCGTAATGCGGAACGAATACTCGTTCTAACGAAGGACGGAATTATGGAAGATGGAACACATGATGTATTGCTTGCACGCAATGGAGTATATGCACACTTTTATGCCAAACAGTTCGAAGTACAAGTGTAA
- a CDS encoding DinB family protein, whose protein sequence is MGRIDLLLNVLDSTFDKESWYAPLRHAIEGITAEQASWRPVGETSKSIWENVNHLIYYKERLVANLEGSEWKNHLSGDENFYLTEPSDQDKEWEKVVERAENIHRSLRQKLSSISVEELDNNSLERKLLDIFLHDAYHTGQIIQIRKMQGSWPSNR, encoded by the coding sequence TTGGGTAGAATTGATTTATTACTAAACGTCCTAGATTCAACGTTTGATAAGGAAAGTTGGTATGCCCCACTCAGACACGCAATAGAGGGAATTACAGCAGAACAAGCAAGCTGGAGACCTGTGGGGGAGACAAGTAAATCAATCTGGGAGAATGTGAATCATCTCATTTATTACAAAGAGAGATTAGTAGCAAACCTGGAAGGCAGTGAATGGAAAAACCATCTTAGCGGAGATGAAAATTTCTATCTCACCGAACCATCAGATCAGGATAAAGAATGGGAAAAAGTCGTTGAACGTGCTGAAAACATTCATCGTAGTTTAAGACAAAAATTAAGTAGCATTTCTGTTGAAGAGCTTGATAATAATTCTCTTGAAAGAAAACTCCTGGACATATTTCTTCACGATGCTTACCATACAGGTCAAATTATTCAAATCAGAAAAATGCAAGGTTCTTGGCCATCTAACAGATAA
- a CDS encoding MBL fold metallo-hydrolase: protein MFLKKNSYLGKKNGVSFLNGEIKFQGISLNVYSYLVDGVLIDTGARSLHKYFKPFIDEADFDQVMITHFHEDHTGCAAYVEETKKLPIYLDKKTIGYCSRRADYPVYRKLFWGRRRPFNAQAMPATFKSRNAIWKVIDTPGHAYDHNAFLNQETGQLFTGDLFVSERTKVVLEEESIPAIIQSLERVLSYDFQDVFCSHAGFVEDGRAALERKRENLLRIKHEVLTFHKEGDSAEIISNKLFPKQFPIIKFSGGEWDSLHIVTSILNEKTMRD from the coding sequence GTGTTTTTAAAGAAAAATTCATACCTTGGAAAGAAAAACGGCGTTTCTTTCTTGAATGGAGAAATAAAATTCCAAGGTATTTCATTAAATGTTTACAGTTACTTGGTAGATGGTGTTCTAATTGATACTGGAGCAAGGTCACTGCATAAATATTTTAAACCTTTTATTGATGAAGCTGATTTTGATCAAGTCATGATTACTCATTTTCATGAAGATCATACAGGTTGTGCTGCTTATGTTGAAGAAACAAAGAAACTGCCCATTTATCTGGATAAAAAAACAATTGGATATTGCTCACGACGGGCAGATTACCCTGTATATAGGAAGCTTTTTTGGGGGAGAAGAAGGCCATTTAATGCTCAGGCTATGCCTGCAACCTTTAAATCCAGAAATGCGATTTGGAAAGTAATTGATACACCTGGTCATGCTTATGATCACAATGCCTTCTTAAATCAGGAAACAGGTCAATTATTTACTGGAGATTTATTTGTAAGCGAGCGTACGAAAGTCGTATTAGAGGAAGAAAGTATTCCTGCTATTATTCAATCTTTAGAACGAGTATTGTCTTATGATTTTCAAGATGTTTTTTGCAGTCATGCAGGGTTTGTAGAAGATGGCCGTGCAGCGCTAGAGCGAAAACGAGAAAATTTATTACGTATTAAACATGAAGTATTAACTTTCCATAAGGAAGGGGATTCAGCTGAAATTATCAGCAATAAGCTGTTTCCAAAACAATTCCCTATTATAAAATTTTCAGGGGGAGAATGGGATTCACTGCATATTGTCACTTCAATATTGAATGAAAAAACAATGAGGGATTGA
- a CDS encoding NUDIX domain-containing protein: protein MEPPKHIVSAATIILNDQNEILLIRGPRRGWEMPGGQVEEGESLKDGAVRETKEECGLDIEITKFCGVFQNVSRSICNTLFLGRPVGGVLMTTSEALEVGFFPIEQALDMVTWKNFRQRIEYCLNESFQPFYVEF, encoded by the coding sequence ATGGAACCACCGAAACACATTGTATCAGCAGCAACAATTATCTTAAATGATCAAAACGAAATCTTATTAATTAGAGGACCACGAAGAGGATGGGAAATGCCTGGTGGACAAGTCGAAGAAGGTGAGTCCTTAAAGGACGGGGCAGTTAGGGAGACTAAGGAAGAATGCGGCTTAGATATTGAGATTACAAAATTTTGTGGCGTTTTTCAAAATGTCAGTAGATCTATATGCAATACTTTGTTCTTAGGAAGACCTGTTGGAGGAGTATTAATGACGACTTCAGAAGCTTTGGAAGTAGGTTTCTTTCCAATTGAGCAAGCTTTAGATATGGTAACATGGAAAAATTTCAGACAAAGAATTGAGTATTGTTTAAATGAAAGCTTTCAACCTTTTTATGTAGAGTTTTGA
- a CDS encoding AAA family ATPase: MKRLVIITVGKTHSGKTTFAKSLEQQLNNSLIIDQDNHAEFINTCYKNLLPKQGPNTLKYAVTQTIIDYSVSHSNSHIIICNSNRTREGRLNLLSHFHKREFVSIIVNFDIPYPVLQERVAKSERSTTIFRSASTYKEVLTRQHLESHKNGVVSPIEGEADYLFVIKNNDDSQSVILKIIKIAQSQ; this comes from the coding sequence ATGAAAAGGTTAGTAATTATTACAGTCGGTAAAACCCATAGTGGGAAAACTACATTTGCTAAATCTCTTGAACAACAATTGAACAACTCCCTAATAATTGACCAAGATAACCATGCTGAATTCATCAACACCTGCTATAAAAATTTACTTCCAAAACAGGGACCTAATACTCTCAAATATGCCGTTACTCAAACAATTATTGATTATTCTGTTAGTCATAGTAATTCTCACATCATTATCTGCAACTCAAATCGCACTCGCGAAGGTCGTTTGAATCTCCTTTCACATTTTCATAAAAGAGAGTTTGTCAGCATAATCGTTAACTTTGATATTCCTTACCCTGTACTACAAGAAAGAGTTGCGAAAAGTGAGCGAAGTACAACTATATTTAGGAGTGCTTCTACTTATAAGGAAGTGTTAACTCGTCAACACCTTGAGTCTCATAAAAACGGTGTGGTATCTCCTATAGAAGGCGAAGCAGATTATTTATTCGTAATCAAGAACAATGATGACTCTCAGTCCGTCATTCTAAAAATCATTAAGATTGCACAAAGTCAGTAG
- a CDS encoding GNAT family protein encodes MDTIITERLLLREWKVTDSNDLYEYAKSELVGPNAGWQPHRDEEESKEIIQMFISGNDTYAIELNSEKKVIGGIGLHDRKPDDALSHLKQKEIGYVLNPAYWGKGYIPEAVKSLLKYGFGKLDLDIIWCGHYDFNHNSKRVNEKCGFNYQFEKKVKLDRLNGKEVTNLYYSVTKSEYEELAKKKL; translated from the coding sequence TTGGACACCATAATTACTGAAAGATTGCTTTTAAGAGAGTGGAAAGTAACGGATAGTAATGATCTTTACGAGTATGCAAAAAGTGAGTTGGTAGGACCAAATGCAGGTTGGCAACCACATAGAGATGAAGAAGAAAGCAAAGAAATTATCCAAATGTTTATAAGTGGTAACGATACTTATGCGATTGAATTGAACTCAGAAAAGAAAGTGATTGGCGGGATAGGACTTCATGACAGGAAACCAGATGATGCACTTTCCCATTTGAAGCAAAAAGAAATCGGGTATGTTCTTAATCCAGCTTATTGGGGTAAGGGGTACATTCCTGAAGCGGTAAAAAGTTTACTTAAATATGGATTTGGAAAACTGGATTTAGATATCATCTGGTGTGGTCATTATGACTTCAATCACAACTCTAAAAGAGTAAATGAAAAATGCGGGTTCAACTATCAATTTGAAAAAAAGGTGAAGCTCGATCGTCTAAATGGAAAAGAAGTAACAAATCTATATTATTCTGTTACAAAATCCGAATATGAAGAATTAGCTAAAAAGAAATTATAA